One window of Mesoplasma syrphidae genomic DNA carries:
- a CDS encoding SDR family oxidoreductase, whose protein sequence is MKLTKPLIAITGASSGIGKATAELFAAKGYPVLLMARRVEILDSLNIEHKITAKVDVTDIKQIRQAILKAEKIYGPVDLLVNNAGIMPMEKYVDQSLKDKYATLDVNIKGVVNGMDCVLKTMNARQHGTIINLSSTASRWTSIDHALYNGSKFAVNAITEQARRENSENNVRFILIEPGIVDTNLLDTTVNKEVLDAYLVNKNNLKGGLKSQDVANVILYAYELPQHINVKELLITHTQQKI, encoded by the coding sequence ATGAAACTAACAAAACCCCTAATTGCAATTACTGGAGCATCTTCTGGTATTGGTAAAGCAACAGCCGAATTATTTGCTGCTAAAGGTTATCCAGTGTTGTTAATGGCTCGTCGAGTAGAAATTCTAGATTCACTTAATATTGAACACAAAATAACGGCTAAGGTTGACGTGACAGACATTAAGCAGATTCGACAAGCAATTCTTAAAGCAGAAAAAATTTATGGTCCTGTAGATTTATTAGTTAACAACGCAGGAATTATGCCGATGGAAAAATATGTTGATCAATCTCTTAAGGATAAATATGCGACATTAGATGTCAATATCAAAGGCGTTGTAAATGGAATGGACTGCGTCTTAAAAACAATGAACGCTCGTCAACATGGAACGATTATTAACCTGTCATCAACAGCTTCGCGTTGAACTTCAATTGACCATGCTTTATATAATGGGTCAAAGTTTGCGGTTAATGCAATTACAGAACAAGCTCGTCGTGAAAACTCTGAAAATAATGTTCGTTTCATTTTAATTGAACCAGGAATTGTTGATACGAACCTACTTGATACAACAGTTAACAAAGAAGTTTTAGATGCCTATTTAGTGAATAAAAATAACTTAAAAGGTGGGCTAAAATCTCAAGATGTTGCTAATGTAATTTTATATGCTTATGAACTTCCTCAACATATTAATGTAAAGGAATTACTAATAACTCATACACAACAAAAAATTTAA
- a CDS encoding carbohydrate kinase family protein, whose amino-acid sequence MKRKIICLGEALVDVYNNNGTLTEEIGGASFNVAASLGKLKNELLFLGAVGNDQQGKAIINKMNDYNIQTDYLQVDSQATTKALVTLDEFNERNFQFVRGADQNYSLNIEEIKKENIAAIHFGSATAFLGGSLQQAYNQLVEYAIANKIYFSFDPNFRDKLWNTPKKVAEFVVYCQPLLKNASLIKLSEEELEILSSGDSNIERLQNLEKINPEALICITQGSKGTLFAWKQQIDEVPVLKSNCVVDTTGAGDSFIAGLINEVLNRQITSESEMDEIFAAIYAANSFAKASVEHIGALTFLNFI is encoded by the coding sequence ATGAAGCGTAAAATTATATGTTTAGGAGAAGCACTAGTAGACGTCTATAATAACAATGGGACTCTAACTGAAGAAATTGGTGGCGCTTCATTTAACGTAGCAGCGAGCTTGGGTAAACTTAAAAATGAGCTACTATTTTTGGGAGCTGTCGGAAATGATCAGCAAGGAAAAGCAATTATTAACAAAATGAATGACTATAATATTCAGACAGATTATTTACAAGTCGATTCACAAGCAACAACTAAGGCTTTAGTAACTTTAGATGAGTTTAATGAACGTAATTTTCAATTTGTTCGTGGAGCAGATCAAAACTATTCCTTAAATATTGAAGAAATTAAAAAAGAAAACATTGCAGCAATTCATTTCGGAAGTGCAACGGCTTTTTTAGGAGGCTCATTGCAGCAAGCTTATAATCAACTAGTTGAGTATGCAATTGCAAATAAAATTTATTTTTCATTTGACCCCAATTTTAGAGATAAACTATGAAATACTCCAAAAAAGGTAGCGGAATTTGTAGTATATTGTCAACCGTTATTAAAAAATGCATCTTTAATCAAACTAAGTGAAGAAGAATTGGAAATTTTAAGTAGTGGGGATTCAAATATTGAGCGTCTTCAAAATTTAGAAAAGATTAATCCTGAAGCCTTAATTTGTATTACTCAAGGTTCAAAAGGAACATTATTTGCTTGAAAGCAACAAATAGATGAAGTACCTGTTTTAAAAAGTAACTGTGTCGTTGATACAACAGGAGCAGGAGATTCTTTTATTGCTGGATTAATAAATGAAGTTCTAAATCGTCAGATTACTTCAGAATCAGAAATGGATGAAATATTTGCTGCAATTTATGCAGCAAATAGTTTTGCCAAAGCCTCTGTTGAACATATCGGAGCGTTGACTTTTTTAAACTTTATATAG